A part of Phoenix dactylifera cultivar Barhee BC4 chromosome 2, palm_55x_up_171113_PBpolish2nd_filt_p, whole genome shotgun sequence genomic DNA contains:
- the LOC103705153 gene encoding uncharacterized protein LOC103705153: MATGWVKALQCKSNALEDVYPPTPSKKPLLPLSCANYPHALKDVVFLVPKPPSSLPKKASTKPASRPQTKPRPKPPPAPASPLPAGLAHSHQFPTLAELPAGHSSRRVVEIIFGSSWSARAAAFPGDIEMLFRVHNPHRTVARFEEYRAAVRARCAAARSDDARCAADGNEMMRFHRAPNSCASAGGDAIYDGRVACCEVWSPGGKAEGIRTFAGSGRADEIGGGGAGRRAMLISRVIAGRVRAESDPESAGESLARGQGELVVFDPRAVLPCFLIIYQV; this comes from the coding sequence ATGGCGACGGGGTGGGTTAAAGCCCTGCAATGCAAATCCAACGCCTTGGAAGACGTCTACCCCCCGACGCCGTCAAAGAagcccctcctccctctctcctgcGCCAACTACCCCCACGCCCTCAAAGACGTTGTCTTTCTCGTCCCTAAacccccctcctctctccccAAAAAGGCCTCCACAAAGCCCGCGTCACGACCCCAAACCAAACCCAGACCTAAGCCCCCGCCGGCCCCGGCCTCGCCGCTGCCGGCGGGGCTGGCGCACTCCCACCAGTTCCCGACCCTCGCCGAGCTGCCGGCCGGCCACTCGTCCCGTCGGGTGGTCGAGATAATCTTCGGCTCGAGCTGGTCCGCCCGGGCTGCCGCGTTCCCGGGCGACATCGAGATGCTCTTCCGGGTCCACAATCCGCACCGGACCGTCGCCCGGTTCGAGGAGTACCGCGCCGCGGTCCGCGCCCGCTGCGCCGCCGCGCGCTCCGACGACGCCCGCTGCGCCGCCGACGGCAACGAGATGATGCGCTTCCACCGCGCCCCCAACTCGTGCGCCTCCGCTGGCGGCGATGCGATCTATGACGGCAGGGTGGCGTGCTGCGAGGTATGGTCGCCGGGGGGGAAGGCGGAGGGTATCCGGACCTTCGCCGGGAGCGGCCGGGCCGACGAGATCGGCGGCGGCGGGGCCGGTCGGAGGGCGATGCTAATTTCCCGTGTCATCGCCGGCCGGGTCCGGGCCGAGTCGGACCCCGAGTCGGCCGGCGAGTCGTTGGCTCGGGGACAAGGAGAGCTCGTGGTGTTCGATCCCCGGGCCGTGCTCCCTTGCTTCCTAATTATCTACCAAGTCTAA
- the LOC103705152 gene encoding LOW QUALITY PROTEIN: probable lipid phosphate phosphatase beta (The sequence of the model RefSeq protein was modified relative to this genomic sequence to represent the inferred CDS: inserted 1 base in 1 codon) — translation MAAAAAAATASLPRPSLLNRLITLDSALSLRIHSLFRXCPRSLLKALEISGDGRFWFPIPLSLLPFSSSAAAFLLLLALLLGSLLDLLLVGLVKHLVRRPRPVYNKGMSLAFAVDHWSFPSGHSSRVFFIASFLRLSHASLRQLLAAPRWIGAHYGGDPAELLLRLVLVWSVATSASRVLLGRHFVLDVVAGSCLGVLEAFIGFHLFHSYRF, via the exons ATGGCCGCCGCCGCGGCCGCAGCGACGGCGTCGCTGCCCCGCCCTTCCCTTCTCAATCGTCTGATCACGCTGGACTCGGCCTTATCCCTCCGCATCCACTCGCTTTTCC ACTGTCCCCGCTCCCTCCTCAAAGCCCTCGAGATCTCCGGCGACGGCCGCTTCTGGTTCCCCATCCCCCTatccctcctccccttctcctcctccgccgccgctttccttctcctcctcgccCTCCTCCTCGGTTCCCTCCTCGACCTCCTCCTCGTCGGCCTCGTCAAGCACCTCGTCCGCCGCCCCCGTCCCGTCTACAACAAGGGCATGAGCCTCGCATTCGCCGTCGATCACTGGTCCTTCCCCAGCGGACACTCCTCCCGCGTCTTCTTCATCGCCTCCTTCCTCCGCCTCTCCCACGCGTCCCTCCGCCAACTCCTCGCCGCCCCCCGCTGGATCGGCGCCCACTACGGCGGCGACCCCGCCGAGCTCTTGTTGCGGCTCGTCTTGGTCTGGTCCGTCGCCACCTCCGCCTCTCGGGTCCTCCTCGGTAGGCATTTCGTTCTCGATGTCGTCGCTGGGTCTTGCCTGGGTGTATTGGAAgctttcattgggttccatctctTCCACTCCTACAGATTTTAA